The window CACTGAGGGCTACCAGTCCGTGAGCCTGCGTCAACTCGCCGAGCAGGCTGGCATTCAAGCGGGTTCGCTGTATCACCACATCGAAAGTAAACAATGCCTGCTGTTCGATTTCATTGAAGAACATGAATATCGCCTGCTCAACTGCGTCAGCAAACCTCCCCTCGCCCCGTTGGACCCAAGGTCTGCACTAGGGCACTACCTCGGCGCTTACTTGCGATGTTCCCTGGCACGGCGCGATGAGCACCTATTGGCCATGCGCGAGCATTGCTGCCTGGAGCCCGCTCAACAGGCAAGAATCCAAGGATTACGCGACAAACAGACGCAGATTTTGAAAGAGATCATCCGATCGGGTATGGCGCGAAGGCACTTCCAGGTGGATGACCTTGATATCGCGGTGGCTACTGTACGGGCCATGCTCGATGGCGCGGTGTTCGGGCCAGTCGGCAACGACTGCCGGGCCGAAGTACTCATCAAGACTTTGCAGCAGATGGTGCTTCGGTCACTGCTCAGTGTGGATGCCGAGCCGCACAGGTTTTGAGTGAGGAATGGCACTAACCAGATGGAAGAATTGACGGTACGTTTTTGGCAGATGTAGGGATCGCACCCACTGATATGCCAGAAGATACTGATATTTCCAGCACTCTGCAGGGTCCCGCCCGGCATTTCGCACACCCATAATTGGCCTACAACAACAAAGGGGCTCACCCTGAGGTACGTAGGCCATGTACAAAGACCATATCGTCAAGGCTCGCATGACTGACAGCGCCCTGTTCATGGGAGCGGTCGCGGCGGTCATTTTCATCATCACGCTTATCTGCGGTG of the Pseudomonas sp. MAG733B genome contains:
- a CDS encoding TetR/AcrR family transcriptional regulator, which codes for MMTKTTSTPSTHVAVSRLEAIRSVALRMFVTEGYQSVSLRQLAEQAGIQAGSLYHHIESKQCLLFDFIEEHEYRLLNCVSKPPLAPLDPRSALGHYLGAYLRCSLARRDEHLLAMREHCCLEPAQQARIQGLRDKQTQILKEIIRSGMARRHFQVDDLDIAVATVRAMLDGAVFGPVGNDCRAEVLIKTLQQMVLRSLLSVDAEPHRF